The following proteins are co-located in the Manihot esculenta cultivar AM560-2 chromosome 9, M.esculenta_v8, whole genome shotgun sequence genome:
- the LOC110622598 gene encoding zinc finger CCCH domain-containing protein 30, whose translation MCYGWERLKLSPSPIAHLISFEESRQTNIDMNQLTVETEDTFASLLELAANNDAEGFKRSIERDPLCVDEVGIWYSRQKGSKQMVNQHRTPLMVAATYGAVDVIRMILSLSDADVNRSCGLDKSTALHCAVSGGAVNAVDAVKLLLAAGADPNLVDANGHRPIDVIAVPPKLQDVKYTLEELLAADGSAFERNPRVSGATSNSNSPPLSPSVENGSSPSSLESPVKSKQNDAPVYSTSEKKEYPIDPSLPDIKNSIYSTDEFRMYSFKVRPCSRAYSHDWTECPFVHPGENARRRDPRKFHYSCVPCPDFRKGACRRGDMCEYAHGVFECWLHPAQYRTRLCKDGTSCARRVCFFAHTVDELRPLYVSTGSAVPSPRSSTSSATAMDFGAAMSLLPGSPSSVSIMSPSPFTPPMSPSGTGMSHSSVAWPQPNVPALHLPGGNLQSSRLRSSFNARDIPAEEYSRMPDFDVQQQQLLNELSSLTQPSLSNNSLSHSGRLKTLTPSNLDDLFSGESSSPRYADQALSAAVFSPTHKSAVLNQFQQQSMLSPINTNFSPINVDHPLLQASFASGRMSPRNVEPISPMSPRLSMLAQREKQQQQLRSLSFREIGSNAAATVGSPVSSWSKWGSSDGKPDWTVSADELGKLRRSNSFELGNGEEPDLSWVQSLVKESPTEMKEKLAMPISTSVAASASSSEDLNMNSQIESVDHVVGAWIEQLHIDQLVAQQN comes from the coding sequence ATGTGCTATGGATGGGAGAGGTTGAAGCTCTCGCCGTCTCCAATAgcgcatttgatttcttttgaagAAAGTAGGCAAACCAACATAGACATGAATCAGTTAACTGTTGAGACTGAAGATACTTTTGCAAGCTTGCTTGAGCTTGCAGCTAATAATGATGCTGAGGGCTTTAAGAGATCAATTGAACGGGACCCGTTGTGTGTTGATGAGGTTGGAATATGGTATAGTCGTCAGAAAGGCTCCAAGCAAATGGTTAACCAACATAGAACCCCGTTGATGGTCGCTGCAACTTATGGTGCTGTTGATGTTATAAGGATGATTCTTTCTCTATCGGATGCTGATGTCAATCGATCTTGTGGCCTAGATAAGAGTACTGCCCTTCATTGTGCTGTGTCTGGTGGGGCAGTGAATGCTGTTGATGCTGTGAAACTGCTTTTAGCAGCAGGTGCGGATCCCAATTTGGTGGATGCTAATGGTCATCGTCCAATTGACGTTATTGCTGTTCCACCAAAGCTCCAAGATGTGAAATATACTCTTGAAGAACTTCTTGCTGCTGATGGTTCTGCATTTGAGCGCAATCCGAGGGTTTCTGGAGCTACCTCGAATTCAAATTCTCCACCTCTTTCACCTTCTGTGGAAAATGGCTCTTCACCGTCCTCATTAGAGTCTCCGGTGAAGTCAAAGCAAAATGATGCACCTGTTTACTCCACGTCAGAGAAAAAGGAATACCCAATTGATCCATCTCTGCCAGACATCAAGAACAGTATATATTCAACTGATGAATTCCGAATGTATTCATTCAAGGTGCGGCCCTGCTCCCGTGCCTATTCTCATGATTGGACCGAGTGCCCATTTGTTCATCCAGGGGAAAATGCTCGAAGGAGGGATCCTAGGAAGTTCCATTACAGTTGTGTTCCATGTCCAGATTTTCGGAAAGGGGCTTGTAGACGAGGAGATATGTGTGAGTATGCTCATGGAGTTTTTGAGTGCTGGCTTCATCCTGCGCAATACAGAACCCGGCTATGCAAAGATGGTACAAGTTGTGCTAGGAGAGTTTGCTTCTTTGCCCACACTGTGGATGAACTCCGTCCATTATATGTATCCACTGGTTCTGCTGTTCCCTCTCCTCGCTCAAGCACTTCAAGTGCTACTGCAATGGATTTTGGTGCAGCCATGAGCCTCTTGCCAGGTTCACCTTCTTCAGTATCAATTATGTCTCCTTCGCCCTTCACTCCACCCATGTCTCCATCTGGCACTGGCATGTCACATTCTTCTGTGGCTTGGCCCCAACCAAATGTCCCAGCCTTACATCTTCCTGGAGGCAATCTTCAGTCCAGTCGCTTGAGATCTTCCTTTAATGCTAGAGACATCCCGGCTGAAGAATACAGCAGGATGCCGGATTTTGATGTGCAGCAGCAGCAGCTCCTAAATGAGTTATCCAGTCTCACACAACCATCATTGAGTAATAACTCTTTGAGCCATTCTGGTCGCTTGAAAACCCTAACCCCTTCTAACCTTGATGATCTCTTTTCTGGTGAGAGCTCTTCTCCTCGGTATGCTGATCAAGCTTTGTCTGCAGCTGTTTTCTCTCCAACTCACAAGTCTGCGGTTCTCAATCAATTCCAGCAGCAAAGCATGTTATCACCAATCAACACAAATTTTTCTCCTATAAATGTTGATCACCCTCTGTTGCAGGCCTCTTTTGCATCCGGCAGAATGTCACCTCGAAATGTGGAACCCATTTCGCCTATGAGCCCTCGATTGTCCATGTTGGCTCAACGTGAAAAACAGCAACAGCAGCTACGTAGCCTTAGTTTTAGGGAAATAGGCTCCAATGCAGCTGCCACTGTTGGCTCCCCAGTAAGTTCCTGGTCAAAATGGGGTTCTTCAGATGGGAAACCAGACTGGACTGTTAGTGCTGATGAGTTGGGTAAGCTTCGTAGATCAAATTCATTTGAGCTTGGTAATGGGGAGGAGCCTGATCTATCATGGGTGCAATCACTTGTTAAAGAATCTCCGACTGAGATGAAGGAAAAGTTGGCCATGCCCATTTCCACTAGTGTTGCAGCTAGTGCCTCTTCAAGTGAGGATCTGAATATGAACTCCCAAATCGAATCAGTTGATCATGTAGTTGGGGCGTGGATTGAGCAATTGCATATTGATCAGCTTGTGGCTCAGCAAAATTGA
- the LOC122724507 gene encoding protein DETOXIFICATION 42-like: protein MATETLLNLWENLAKLPLVMLLKDTRNVFNMDELAVEIAQIAVPAALALAADPVASLIDTAFIGHLGPVELAAVGVSIAIFNQVSKIAIFPLVSVTTSFVAEEESAGKSSNDENASLEDGLLVNKETEELLPKSGSISTKRHIPSASSALVIACVLGVIQALFLIFSAKPILSYMGVQSDSPMLIPAQQYLTLRSLGAPAVLLSLAMQGVFRGIKDTKTPLFATVVGDVANIILDPIFIFVFRLNVCGAAIAHVISQYLISLILLWKLIEHVDLLPPNIKDLQFGRFLKNGFMLLMRVIAATICVTLAASLAARHGSTSMAAFQVCLQIWMATSLLADGLAVAGQAMLASAFANKDHDRAKAIASRVFQYGLLLGLVLSIFLFGGLQFASRLFTEDVNVLNLIAVGIPFVAATQIVNVLAFVFDGINYGASDFAYSSYSMVLVSIISILCLFALSSSHGFFGIWVALTIFMTLRAYVGLLRIGTGTGPWSFLRK, encoded by the exons ATGGCCACAGAAACTCTTCTTAATCTGTGGGAAAACTTGGCTAAATTGCCTCTTGTTATGCTCTTGAAGGATACAAG GAACGTTTTCAATATGGATGAGTTAGCAGTAGAAATAGCACAAATTGCAGTTCCTGCTGCACTTGCTTTAGCAGCAGATCCTGTTGCTTCTCTAATCGATACAGCATTCATTGGCCATTTAG GACCTGTGGAGCTTGCTGCTGTGGGAGTTTCTATTGCCATTTTTAATCAAGTGTCAAAGATTGCAATTTTCCCACTTGTCAGTGTTACCACGTCTTTTGTTGCCGAGGAAGAAAGTGCTGGAAAATCGAGTAACGACGAAAATGCATCACTTGAAGATGGTTTGCTTGTCAATAAGGAAACGGAAGAGCTATTACCTAAATCTG GCAGCATTTCCACCAAACGGCACATACCATCTGCTTCTTCAGCATTGGTTATTGCTTGTGTCCTTGGCGTAATCCAGGCTTTATTCCTCATTTTCTCTGCAAAACCGATCCTGAGCTACATGGGTGTACAATCT GATTCCCCAATGCTAATACCAGCACAACAATACTTGACATTGAGGTCACTAGGTGCTCCTGCTGTTCTTCTTTCATTAGCGATGCAAGGGGTTTTCCGAGGAATTAAGGATACGAAAACTCCTCTATTTGCTACTG ttGTGGGAGATGTAGCAAATATCATCTTGGACCCAATATTTATATTCGTATTCAGATTGAACGTCTGTGGTGCAGCCATTGCTCATGTTATTTCTCA GTACCTAATCTCCCTGATTCTGTTGTGGAAATTAATTGAACATGTTGATCTATTGCCTCCCAACATTAAAGATCTACAATTTGGTCGATTTCTAAAAAATG GATTTATGCTGTTGATGAGGGTAATAGCTGCGACAATCTGTGTCACCTTGGCTGCATCATTGGCGGCAAGACATGGATCTACTTCAATGGCTGCATTTCAGGTTTGCTTGCAGATTTGGATGGCAACTTCTTTGCTTGCAGATGGGCTGGCTGTGGCTGGACAA GCAATGCTTGCAAGTGCATTTGCAAATAAGGATCACGACAGGGCCAAGGCCATTGCTTCTCGTGTATTCCAG TACGGTTTGCTTTTAGGCCTAGTTCTCTCGATCTTCCTTTTCGGTGGACTACAGTTTGCTTCAAGATTATTTACAGAAGACGTCAATGTTTTGAATCTTATTGCCGTGGGCATCCCG TTTGTTGCAGCAACTCAAATCGTAAATGTTTTAGCCTTCGTTTTCGATGGAATCAATTATGGAGCATCTGATTTTGCATACTCTTCATACTCAATG GTTTTGGTGTCAATAATAAGCATCCTATGCTTATTTGCTTTATCATCTAGTCATGGCTTCTTTGGCATCTGGGTTGCGTTGACCATTTTTATGACTTTACGCGCATACGTGGGCTTGTTGAG AATAGGCACCGGGACGGGACCTTGGagctttttaagaaaataa